From Drosophila subpulchrella strain 33 F10 #4 breed RU33 unplaced genomic scaffold, RU_Dsub_v1.1 Primary Assembly Seq354, whole genome shotgun sequence, the proteins below share one genomic window:
- the LOC119560327 gene encoding MMS19 nucleotide excision repair protein homolog gives MTTPTRATLEKALKSDQKLLKAATQIAKDLSSKTYDISALAEELGFALSSSDTEERVAGTNLLSAVLVALPQDLLDERQLEFLSTFYMDRLRDHHNVMPAIIDGIDAMVHMKALPRPLVPQILQSFFEYTTCQSQTRGDRTKLFHIFQYLTINFKEELQTMAGDFVYGLINSIDGERDPRNLDIIFTFMPEFLSTYPLLHLAEEMFEIFACYFPIDFNPSKQDPEAITRDELAVKLTNCLVANNEFAEGTVVLAIEKLESELLVAKLDSIELLHQAALKFPPSVLEPHFDQIWQALKTETFPGNDSEEILKASLKALSALLERASHLPDISHSYQSSILGVILPHLSDVNQRLFHPATGIALVCVAGDAPYAADKILNSFLLKLQATETGSEQRIKIYHIVSQVYKLSALRDSLQKLDATIRESLQDDVIASLRLIEQEDFDPKQEDLELQKAALSVLNESAPVLSEKQRALVYKALVQLISHPSIDLDFTTLTVSLGALQPVEVQSNFIDVCVRNFEIFSNFVKRKIYANLLPLLPQMAFTQRILDLVMTQSFKDTTAEPIRLLALEALNKLLLLEDQRFVVDLQQESNLLHKLIELGQHTEGLSLQSLEQIAGALSRITQQLPLSEQSAIVSEYLPQLNLNKSADLYITKGLLGYLHKDITLDDHFERLLSDLTQLSLSSENEQLRVIAHHLLCSMVNKMESNPANLGKVKKITDQLKAAIKKGDVRAVEILAWVAKGLVVAGFDEAADIVGDLSDLLKHPTLSTAAALAFDIIAAEYPELDLPVVRFLYKQKLFHTVMGKMGSKLSNYCVHHLKAFVYVLKATPQAVIKLNIEQLGPLLFKSLEEHNEAQSLCIALGICEKFVAQQDAYFQAHLAHLIPSCLELSKYKAQHTMQVRIAALQLLYDITKYPTFVLLPHKVDVTLALAAALDDPKRLVRNTAVKARNAWYLVGAPSGN, from the exons ATGACAACGCCCACGCGTGCCACCCTGGAGAAGGCTCTAAAGAGCGACCAGAAGCTGCTGAAGGCCGCCACCCAGATAGCCAAAG ATTTGTCCTCCAAGACGTATGACATATCCGCATTGGCCGAGGAGCTGGGCTTCGCTCTGTCCTCGTCGGACACGGAGGAGAGGGTGGCCGGAACCAACCTGCTTTCCGCCGTGCTGGTCGCCCTGCCTCAGGATCTGCTCGATGAGCGCCAATTGGAGTTCCTCAGCACCTTCTACATGGATCGGCTGCGCGACCATCACAATGTAATGCCGGCCATCATCGACGGCATTGACGCCATGGTGCACATGAAAGCTCTGCCGCGCCCCCTGGTTCCCCAGATCCTGCAGTCCTTCTTCGAGTACACCACCTGCCAGTCGCAGACGCGGGGCGACCGCACCAAGCTGTTCCACATCTTCCAGTACCTGACGATCAACTTTAAAGAGG AGCTCCAGACGATGGCCGGTGATTTTGTCTACGGCCTGATCAATTCTATTGACGGCGAGCGTGACCCTCGTAACCTTGACATCATTTTTACATTCATGCCCGAGTTCTTATCCACGTATCCGCTGCTGCATTTGGCCGAAGAGATGTTCGAGATCTTTGCATGCTACTTTCCAATCGACTTTAATCCCAGCAAGCAGGATCCGGAGGCAATAACCCGCGACGAATTGGCTGTTAAGCTGACTAACTGCCTGGTGGCCAACAACGAGTTCGCAGAGGGCACAGTGGTGCTGGCCATAGAAAAGCTGGAGAGTGAGTTGCTGGTAGCCAAACTGGACTCCATAGAATTGCTG CACCAAGCTGCCTTGAAATTCCCACCCTCAGTTTTGGAGCCGCATTTCGATCAGATTTGGCAGGCTCTGAAAACAGAGACCTTTCCCGGGAATGACAGCGAGGAAATCCTGAAGGCCTCCCTGAAGGCATTGTCTGCGCTCCTAGAGAGAGCATCCCACTTACCCGATATCAGCCATAGTTACCAGAGCTCTATCCTGGGCGTAATCCTGCCACACCTCAGCGATGTCAATCAACGCCTTTTTCATCCTGCCACCGGGATCGCCTTGGTGTGTGTGGCGGGAGACGCGCCCTACGCGGCGGACAAGATCCTGAACAGTTTTCTGCTCAAGTTGCAGGCCACAGAAACAGGGTCTGAACAGCGAATCAAGATCTATCACATAGTTAGCCAGGTGTATAAACTGTCTGCATTGCGCGATTCTCTTCAGAAACTGGACGCTACGATACGTGAGTCCCTGCAAGACGATGTGATTGCCTCTTTAAGACTTATCGAACAGGAAGATTTCGATCCCAAGCAGGAGGACTTGGAACTTCAGAAGGCGGCGCTTTCTGTGCTTAACGAAAGTGCTCCAGTTCTCAGCGAGAAACAACGCGCTTTAGTCTATAAAGCGCTAGTTCAGCTCATTAGTCATCCGTCCATCGACCTGGATTTCACCACACTTACTGTCAGTCTCGGAGCTCTGCAGCCGGTGGAAGTGCAGTCAAACTTTATCGACGTCTGCGTGCGAAACTTTGAAATCTTCTCCAACTTTGTCAAGCGGAAGATATACGCCAATCTGTTGCCCCTCCTGCCTCAAATGGCATTTACTCAACGCATTTTAGATTTGGTTATGACACAGTCGTTCAAGGACACAACCGCGGAGCCCATTCGCTTGCTGGCTCTAGAAGCGTTGAACAAACTGCTGCTCCTGGAGGATCAGCGCTTCGTCGTCGATTTGCAGCAGGAGTCCAACTTGCTGCACAAGCTCATTGAGTTGGGCCAACACACGGAGGGTCTGTCACTGCAGTCTCTGGAGCAGATTGCGGGAGCATTAAGTCGTATCACCCAGCAGCTGCCCCTCTCAGAACAAAGTGCGATAGTTAGCGAATACCTTCCCCAACTCAACCTAAATAAGTCTGCGGATTTGTACATTACCAAGGGGTTGCTCGGCTATCTGCATAAGGATATCACTCTGGATGATCATTTTGAGCGGCTTCTATCCGATTTAACCCAGCTCTCCCTAAGCTCGGAAAATGAGCAGTTGCGCGTGATCGCTCACCACCTGCTTTGCAGCATGGTCAACAAGATGGAGAGCAATCCAGCCAACTTGGGAAAGGTCAAGAAGATCACGGATCAGCTTAAGGCGGCTATCAAGAAGGGTGATGTGCGGGCAGTGGAGATTCTGGCATGGGTGGCAAAAGGATTAGTGGTCGCGGGATTCGACGAGGCTGCTGATATTGTTGGTGAT CTTTCTGATCTGCTAAAGCATCCTACTTTGAGCACTGCCGCAGCCTTGGCATTCGACATCATTGCCGCTGAATACCCGGAACTGGATTTGCCCGTGGTTAGGTTCCTCTACAAGCAGAAGCTCTTCCACACAGTCATGGGAAAGATGGGCAGTAAGCTTTCCAACTACTGTGTGCACCATCTGAAAGCGTTCGTTTACGTACTGAAAGCCACGCCACAGGCCGTGATCAAGCTAAACATAGAACAGCTAGGACCGTTGCTCTTCAAGAGCCTAGAGGAGCACAACGAGGCGCAGTCGCTGTGCATCGCACTGGGCATCTGTGAAAAGTTTGTGGCGCAGCAGGACGCGTACTTCCAGGCGCACTTGGCGCACCTTATACCCAGCTGCCTGGAGCTATCAAAATACAAAGCCCAGCACACTATG CAAGTTCGTATTGCGGCTTTGCAGTTGCTCTATGATATCACCAAGTATCCTACCTTCGTCCTGTTGCCCCACAAAGTGGATGTTACATTGGCCCTTGCCGCCGCCTTGGATGATCCCAAAAGACTGGTGCGGAACACAGCGGTCAAGGCCAGGAATGCCTGGTACCTGGTCGGAGCACCTAGTGGGAACTAG
- the LOC119560119 gene encoding katanin p60 ATPase-containing subunit A-like 1: protein MSITLLRGGKQKTTTCVGMTVMAKTTIEEICENAKLARDMALTGNYDSACIYYEGLQGLLARQLKATADPLRKGKWSMINQQISQEHAKIKAIQRTLQDISLDLQSTKFAHKLRHQLSEESTSSKDPSAWFKPDPDIWTPPPKDPDVWGPPKPPPTTQAVGRRAAPNNRRNAPASQNSRPSSTIPQSTARNGPASTRNSRSSTSAAAPNSGARMTNGRAGGRKLSTSNNNEARDDDSTAAGSNGGGAGGEGESGDQQAAQEEERKFQPNNHIEAELVDILERDILQKDPKVRWSDIADLHDAKRLLEEAVVLPMLMPDYFKGIRRPWKGVLMVGPPGTGKTMLAKAVATECGTTFFNVSSATLTSKYRGESEKMVRLLFEMARFYAPSTIFIDEIDSLCSRRGSESEHEASRRVKSELLVQMDGVGGGEEQAKVVMVLAATNFPWDIDEALRRRLEKRIYIPLPSDEGREALLKINLREVKVDDSVDLTYVANELKGYSGADITNVCREASMMSMRRKIAGLTPEQIRQLATEEVDLPVSNKDFNEAMSRCNKSVSRADLDKYEKWMKEFGSS, encoded by the exons ATGTCCATAACC TTACTGCGAGGTGGCAAGCAAAAGACAACCACTTGCGTAGGAATGACCGTAATGGCCAAGACTACGATCGAAGAAATATGCGAGAATGCCAAATTAGCGCGGGACATGGCTCTGACGGGCAACTACGACTCGGCCTGCATCTACTACGAGGGCCTCCAGGGGCTGCTCGCCCGCCAGCTCAAGGCCACTGCGGATCCGCTGCGCAAGGGCAAGTGGAGCATG ATTAACCAGCAGATAAGTCAGGAGCACGCCAAGATCAAGGCCATCCAGCGAACCCTACAAGACATCTCGCTGGACCTGCAGAGCACCAAATTCGCCCACAAGCTTCGCCACCAGCTCAGCGAAgagagcaccagcagcaaagaCCCATCCGCCTGGTTTAAGCCGGACCCCGACATTTGGACGCCCCCGCCAAAGGATCCCGATGTGTGGGGTCCTCCGaaaccaccacccaccacaCAGGCCGTGGGCCGACGCGCCGCCCCGAACAACCGCCGCAATGCTCCGGCCTCTCAGAACAGCCGCCCCAGCAGCACAATCCCACAGAGCACTGCCCGGAACGGTCCTGCCTCGACACGCAACTCCCGAAGCTCGACGTCGGCCGCAGCACCGAACAGTGGAGCACGCATGACCAACGGACGGGCTGGCGGACGGAAGCTGTCCACGTCGAACAACAACGAGGCTAGGGACGACGACTCCACCGCTGCAGGCAGCAATGGTGGAGGAGCCGGTGGCGAGGGAGAGAGTGGCGACCAGCAGGCCGCCCAGGAGGAGGAGCGCAAGTTCCAGCCCAACAATCACATTGAAGCAGAGCTAGTCGACATTCTTG AACGTGATATTCTTCAAAAGGATCCTAAAGTGCGCTGGAGCGACATTGCCGACCTACACGACGCCAAGCGGCTGCTGGAGGAGGCCGTCGTGCTACCCATGCTCATGCCGGACTACTTCAAG GGTATCCGGCGACCCTGGAAGGGTGTGCTAATGGTGGGACCTCCCGGCACAGGCAAGACAATGCTCGCCAAAGCGGTGGCAACCGAATGCGGAACCACATTCTTCAACGTGAGCTCGGCCACGCTCACATCCAAGTACCGCGGCGAGTCAGAGAAGATGGTGCGCCTGCTGTTTGAGATGGCGCGATTCTATGCGCCCAGCACAATCTTCATCGACGAGATCGACTCCCTGTGTTCGCGTAGAGGGTCGGAATCGGAGCACGAGGCCTCGCGACGCGTCAAGTCGGAGCTGCTGGTCCAAATGGACGGCGTGGGTGGAGGAGAGGAACAGGCCAAGGTAGTGATGGTGCTGGCCGCTACAAACTTTCCCTGGGATATCGATGAGGCGTTGCGACGCCGGTTGGAGAAGCGCATTTACATCCCACTGCCATCGGACGAAGGCCGCGAGGCGCTGTTAAAGATCAATCTGCGCGAGGTCAAGGTGGATGATAGTGTCGATCTGACCTACGTAGCCAACGAGCTAAAGGGGTACTCCGGAGCCGACATCACAAACGTGTGCAG GGAGGCCAGTATGATGTCGATGCGTCGGAAGATCGCCGGCCTTACACCAGAGCAAATTCGACAGTTGGCAACTGAGGAGGTGGACCTGCCCGTGTCGAACAAGGACTTCAACGAGGCCATGAGTCGCTGCAACAAGAGCGTGTCCCGCGCGGACCTGGACAAGTACGAGAAGTGGATGAAGGAGTTCGGATCGTCATGA
- the LOC119559807 gene encoding uncharacterized protein LOC119559807, with protein MKQFALTTCIRRIWIMSGWLRQEAAIAAGMLVVQRHQVELREEKELKVEQQVAASGGEVGVDSQGRLRRVRMLDDYILPFECGL; from the coding sequence ATGAAGCAATTTGCACTGACGACCTGCATCCGCCGTATCTGGATCATGTCCGGTTGGTTGCGCCAGGAGGCGGCCATTGCAGCTGGCATGTTGGTGGTGCAGCGTCATCAGGTGGAGTTGAGGGAGGAGAAGGAACTCAAGGTCGAGCAGCAGGTGGCAGCCAGTGGTGGCGAGGTTGGCGTCGATTCCCAAGGCAGACTCCGCCGTGTGCGCATGCTCGACGATTACATTCTGCCCTTTGAGTGCGGCTTATGA
- the LOC119559806 gene encoding putative cysteine proteinase CG12163 isoform X2: MRLLAAATVALVLLLSQAAGEELVEERAGQEQGDAEIHRSRRSLNDIVGEHKPYDEEAAKAQLQESLDKLIAGEGPQYKIVKVYSASRQVVSGTLTRIDADLIDGSDSKHRCIVEIWTKAWVRKDAHEITFKCRNQPVVQARHSRSVEWAEKKTHKKHSHRALDKVDHLFHKFQVRFGRRYVSTAERQMRLRIFRQNLKTIEELNANEMGSAKYGITEFADMTSSEYKERTGLWQRDEAKATGGSAAAVPAYPGELPKEFDWRHKNAVTQVKNQGSCGSCWAFSVTGNIEGLYAVKNGELKEFSEQELLDCDTTDSACNGGLMDNAYKAIKDIGGLEYEAEYPYKAKKNQCHFNKTLSHVQVSGFVDLPKGNETAMQEWLLTNGPISIGINANAMQFYRGGVSHPWKALCSKKNLDHGVLVVGYGVSDYPNFHKSLPYWIVKNSWGPRWGEQGYYRVYRGDNTCGVSEMATSAVLA, translated from the exons ATCCATCGCAGCAGACGCAGTCTGAATGACATCGTGGGTGAGCATAAGCCTTACGACGAGGAGGCGGCAAAGGCGCAATTGCAAGAGTCCCTTGATAAACTTATCGCCGGCGAGGGTCCCCAGTACAA AATCGTGAAAGTTTACTCCGCTTCGCGGCAGGTGGTTTCAGGCACCTTGACCCGCATCGACGCGGATCTTATCGATGGCTCGGACTCCAAGCACCGCTGCATCGTGGAGATCTGGACAAAAGCATGGGTGAGGAAGGACGCTCACGAAATCACCTTTAAGTGCCGCAACCAGCCTGTGGTTCAAGCGCGCCACAGCCGATCCGTAGAGTGGGCCGAAAAGAAGACGCACAAGAAGCACAGTCACCGAGCACTGGACAAGGTGGATCACCTGTTCCACAAGTTCCAGGTGCGATTTGGCCGCCGCTACGTGAGCACCGCCGAACGCCAGATGCGCCTGCGCATCTTCCGTCAGAACCTAAAGACCATCGAGGAGCTGAACGCCAACGAAATGGGCAGTGCAAAGTACGGAATCACTGAGTTCGCTGACATGACCAGTTCTGAGTACAAGGAACGCACTGGCCTGTGGCAGCGCGATGAGGCAAAGGCCACCGGTGGATCTGCGGCTGCGGTCCCGGCGTACCCCGGTGAATTGCCCAAGGAGTTCGACTGGAGGCACAAGAATGCCGTCACACAGGTGAAGAACCAGGGATCGTGCGGCTCGTGCTGGGCCTTCAGTGTAACAGGCAACATCGAAGGTCTGTACGCCGTGAAAAACGGCGAACTGAAGGAGTTCTCGGAGCAGGAGCTGCTCGACTGTGATACTACGGACAGTGCCTGTAACGGTGGCCTCATGGACAATGCCTACAA AGCCATCAAGGATATTGGCGGCTTGGAGTACGAAGCTGAGTATCCATACAAGGCCAAGAAGAACCAGTGCCATTTCAACAAGACCCTTTCTCACGTTCAGGTTTCCGGATTTGTGGACCTGCCCAAGGGCAACGAGACCGCCATGCAGGAGTGGCTGCTTACCAACGGACCCATCTCGATTG GTATTAACGCGAACGCTATGCAGTTCTATCGCGGCGGCGTCTCACATCCCTGGAAGGCCCTGTGCTCCAAGAAAAACCTCGACCACGGTGTGTTGGTTGTGGGCTACGGCGTCTCCGACTATCCCAACTTCCACAAGAGCCTGCCCTACTGGATCGTGAAGAACTCGTGGGGTCCGCGCTGGGGAGAGCAGGGCTACTACCGCGTTTATCGCGGTGACAACACCTGCGGCGTCAGTGAGATGGCCACTTCAGCTGTGCTCGCCTAG
- the LOC119560120 gene encoding vacuolar protein sorting-associated protein 37C, translating to MYQEYLNQLQASIAPMGSEELKELLNNDDKLDEKVDEVLQVLRTQKTSVFEDNRSRAERNIEREPQIIELRGRLAELLEEGRTRCSSVQEKLAELKDKSGGVGPETALALLQTAASESEEQTEEMVKKFNDSDLGVESFLEEFLASRRTMHLRRLKAEKMQDLMRKQRQGPPNASHPAYGNVPSGGFYPSAGGSAPYPIMGSLMPMPPPSRPY from the coding sequence ATGTACCAGGAATACCTTAACCAATTGCAAGCCTCCATCGCGCCGATGGGCTCCGAGGAGCTCAAGGAGCTGCTGAATAACGATGACAAGCTAGACGAGAAAGTCGACGAAGTTCTTCAGGTGCTGCGAACTCAAAAGACCAGCGTTTTCGAGGACAACCGGAGTCGAGCGGAGCGCAACATTGAGCGGGAGCCTCAAATCATCGAGCTGCGTGGTCGTCTGGCGGAGCTCTTGGAGGAGGGACGCACCCGGTGCTCGTCTGTCCAGGAGAAGCTTGCCGAGCTCAAGGACAAGTCCGGTGGTGTGGGCCCCGAAACGGCACTGGCTCTCCTGCAGACTGCCGCCTCCGAAAGCGAGGAGCAGACCGAGGAGATGGTCAAGAAGTTCAACGACAGCGATCTCGGGGTGGAGTCCTTTCTGGAGGAGTTCCTCGCCAGTCGGCGGACAATGCATCTACGTCGCCTCAAGGCCGAGAAGATGCAGGACCTCATGAGGAAACAACGCCAGGGCCCGCCAAACGCCTCTCATCCAGCCTACGGAAACGTACCCTCCGGCGGATTTTATCCCTCGGCCGGCGGGTCAGCTCCTTACCCCATTATGGGTTCCCTAATGCCCATGCCACCGCCGTCAAGACCCTACTGA
- the LOC119560946 gene encoding gastrula zinc finger protein XlCGF57.1-like — MRGHKDSPMSSDRTDKNIKIKKEEAFPVALFTCTLNRSHTHSHIQSSLQDSLLENEVDKASDCRSKVSIAKKTQRTGGQTVRQVKKGNLNCLEVSIKSHGDQGQVKNEPPEEVPTSFKEIDVPDSDLRDDGVDFYHRPATYNTITVKRIKRRTETISKEPCHQRNLRDHTKGQLFKCTICGLSFVRKSILKTHQRSHTGENPIKCSHCSRTFSLHSHLQRHLRTLRKQCQLNDNPLEEESLKFAQEILTLLNGNDHEGIEVMVDDLQVDGDYGADFHRRTGGQTVRQVKKEKLNYLEGNMESHGDQGEVRDDPPKEGVFDGEVLTSFKDNVHAQIDVPDNDLRDDDCGVDFYQEPATYKSKGKRVKKRHHCSYCPKHFSKKSSLQRHLGTHTGDHPFKCTYCVESFYYKSILETHLRFHTGEKPFKCTHCSKTFTQNSHLLRHMRSVRNKRLE, encoded by the coding sequence atgagAGGACATAAAGATTCCCCGATGAGTTCTGATCGCACCGACAAGAATATTAAGATTAAGAAAGAGGAGGCCTTTCCCGTGGCGCTTTTCACTTGCACTCTGAATAGGAGCCATACCCACTCCCACATACAAAGCTCACTTCAAGATAGCTTACTTGAGAATGAAGTCGACAAAGCGTCGGACTGTAGGAGTAAGGTTTCCATCGCAAAAAAAACTCAACGAACTGGTGGACAAACAGTCCGCCAAGTCAAGAAAGGAAACCTAAATTGTTTGGAAGTAAGCATAAAATCGCACGGAGACCAAGGCCAAGTTAAGAACGAACCACCTGAAGAAGTGCCGACCTCTTTTAAAGAGATCGATGTGCCGGATAGTGATTTACGAGATGATGGTGTCGACTTCTACCATAGGCCTGCTACTTATAATACTATTACGGTAAAAAGAATTAAAAGGCGTACTGAAACCATTTCAAAGGAACCATGTCATCAGCGTAATTTGCGAGACCACACAAAAGGTCAACTGTTCAAATGCACCATTTGCGGACTGTCTTTTGTACGGAAATCAATACTTAAGACACATCAGCGATCCCATACAGGAGAGAATCCGATCAAGTGTTCCCACTGCTCAAGGACTTTTTCACTGCATTCACATCTTCAAAGACACTTGAGAACACTTAGAAAACAATGCCAATTGAATGACAACCCACTTGAAGAAGAAAGTTTGAAGTTTGCCCAAGAAATATTGACTTTGTTAAACGGTAACGATCATGAAGGGATCGAGGTGATGGTTGATGATTTACAAGTAGATGGTGACTATGGCGCAGACTTCCATCGACGAACTGGTGGACAAACTGTCCGCCAAGTCAAGAaagaaaaactaaattatttgGAAGGAAACATGGAGTCGCACGGAGACCAAGGCGAAGTTAGGGACGACCCACCTAAAGAAGGCGTGTTTGACGGGGAAGTACTGACCTCTTTTAAAGACAACGTTCATGCACAGATCGATGTGCCGGATAATGATTTACGAGATGATGATTGTGGTGTCGACTTCTACCAAGAGCCTGCTACTTATAAAAGTAAGGGAAAAAGAGTCAAGAAGCGTCACCATTGCAGTTATTGCCCtaaacatttttcaaagaAGTCAAGCCTTCAGCGCCACTTGGGAACGCACACAGGGGATCATCCGTTCAAATGTACTTATTGCGTAGAGtctttttattataaatcaATACTTGAGACACACCTGCGATTTCATACAGGAGAAAAACCGTTCAAGTGTACCCACTGCTCAAAGACTTTTACACAAAACTCACATCTTCTGAGGCACATGAGATCAGTCCGAAACAAACGCTTAGAATGA
- the LOC119559806 gene encoding putative cysteine proteinase CG12163 isoform X1 codes for MRLLAAATVALVLLLSQAAGEELVEERAGQEQGDAESTETAETTTDQAVSEPPIKLVHVLNPGEREYLSPNLIGVQNIAMTFLPLSMNFVNVIDAFREITAGVRYEILLNAMDQKAKQPSEADIICRLVILEKPWLRTQWGDKHRELVTSNCTDSAENSVTGDPAEKARLLNEKYIHRSRRSLNDIVGEHKPYDEEAAKAQLQESLDKLIAGEGPQYKIVKVYSASRQVVSGTLTRIDADLIDGSDSKHRCIVEIWTKAWVRKDAHEITFKCRNQPVVQARHSRSVEWAEKKTHKKHSHRALDKVDHLFHKFQVRFGRRYVSTAERQMRLRIFRQNLKTIEELNANEMGSAKYGITEFADMTSSEYKERTGLWQRDEAKATGGSAAAVPAYPGELPKEFDWRHKNAVTQVKNQGSCGSCWAFSVTGNIEGLYAVKNGELKEFSEQELLDCDTTDSACNGGLMDNAYKAIKDIGGLEYEAEYPYKAKKNQCHFNKTLSHVQVSGFVDLPKGNETAMQEWLLTNGPISIGINANAMQFYRGGVSHPWKALCSKKNLDHGVLVVGYGVSDYPNFHKSLPYWIVKNSWGPRWGEQGYYRVYRGDNTCGVSEMATSAVLA; via the exons AGCACGGAAACTGCAGAAACGACTACGGATCAGGCGGTGAGTGAGCCGCCGATCAAGCTGGTCCACGTCTTGAATCCCGGCGAGCGGGAGTATCTGTCGCCCAACCTAATTGGGGTTCAGAACATAGCCATGACCTTCCTGCCCCTGTCGATGAACTTTGTGAATGTCATCGATGCCTTTCGGGAGATCACCGCCGGAGTGCGCTACGAGATCCTGCTGAATGCGATGGACCAGAAGGCGAAGCAGCCTTCGGAGGCGGACATCATCTGCCGGCTGGTCATCCTGGAGAAGCCCTGGCTGCGCACCCAATGGGGCGACAAGCACCGCGAGCTGGTCACCTCCAACTGCACCGACTCGGCGGAGAACTCGGTGACCGGAGACCCGGCGGAGAAGGCACGGCTGCTCAACGAGAAATAC ATCCATCGCAGCAGACGCAGTCTGAATGACATCGTGGGTGAGCATAAGCCTTACGACGAGGAGGCGGCAAAGGCGCAATTGCAAGAGTCCCTTGATAAACTTATCGCCGGCGAGGGTCCCCAGTACAA AATCGTGAAAGTTTACTCCGCTTCGCGGCAGGTGGTTTCAGGCACCTTGACCCGCATCGACGCGGATCTTATCGATGGCTCGGACTCCAAGCACCGCTGCATCGTGGAGATCTGGACAAAAGCATGGGTGAGGAAGGACGCTCACGAAATCACCTTTAAGTGCCGCAACCAGCCTGTGGTTCAAGCGCGCCACAGCCGATCCGTAGAGTGGGCCGAAAAGAAGACGCACAAGAAGCACAGTCACCGAGCACTGGACAAGGTGGATCACCTGTTCCACAAGTTCCAGGTGCGATTTGGCCGCCGCTACGTGAGCACCGCCGAACGCCAGATGCGCCTGCGCATCTTCCGTCAGAACCTAAAGACCATCGAGGAGCTGAACGCCAACGAAATGGGCAGTGCAAAGTACGGAATCACTGAGTTCGCTGACATGACCAGTTCTGAGTACAAGGAACGCACTGGCCTGTGGCAGCGCGATGAGGCAAAGGCCACCGGTGGATCTGCGGCTGCGGTCCCGGCGTACCCCGGTGAATTGCCCAAGGAGTTCGACTGGAGGCACAAGAATGCCGTCACACAGGTGAAGAACCAGGGATCGTGCGGCTCGTGCTGGGCCTTCAGTGTAACAGGCAACATCGAAGGTCTGTACGCCGTGAAAAACGGCGAACTGAAGGAGTTCTCGGAGCAGGAGCTGCTCGACTGTGATACTACGGACAGTGCCTGTAACGGTGGCCTCATGGACAATGCCTACAA AGCCATCAAGGATATTGGCGGCTTGGAGTACGAAGCTGAGTATCCATACAAGGCCAAGAAGAACCAGTGCCATTTCAACAAGACCCTTTCTCACGTTCAGGTTTCCGGATTTGTGGACCTGCCCAAGGGCAACGAGACCGCCATGCAGGAGTGGCTGCTTACCAACGGACCCATCTCGATTG GTATTAACGCGAACGCTATGCAGTTCTATCGCGGCGGCGTCTCACATCCCTGGAAGGCCCTGTGCTCCAAGAAAAACCTCGACCACGGTGTGTTGGTTGTGGGCTACGGCGTCTCCGACTATCCCAACTTCCACAAGAGCCTGCCCTACTGGATCGTGAAGAACTCGTGGGGTCCGCGCTGGGGAGAGCAGGGCTACTACCGCGTTTATCGCGGTGACAACACCTGCGGCGTCAGTGAGATGGCCACTTCAGCTGTGCTCGCCTAG
- the LOC119560328 gene encoding MORN repeat-containing protein 4 homolog, giving the protein MAMDDYDDDMSSVGVTTARIENQHHQQGQHGHHQGQGQHSAGAVKVGGWRYEDASRYIGEWNQRGQKHGIGHLQFADGTRYDGQFQEGLSQGVGCLWFADGAKYEGEFHQGWFHGNGIFWRADGMKYEGEFRGGKIWGLGLLTFQDFTHGFPRNEGFFQDCRFMRRRRCPEIVQRAQKCALMARSQCEHPY; this is encoded by the exons ATGGCCATGGACGACTACGATGATGACA TGAGCAGCGTGGGCGTAACCACGGCCCGGATCGAGAaccagcaccaccagcaggGTCAGCATGGACACCACCAAGGCCAAGGCCAGCACAGCGCCGGGGCGGTGAAAGTGGGAGGATGGCGGTACGAGGACGCCAGTCGCTACATCGGCGAGTGGAACCAGCGGGGCCAGAAGCACGGCATCGGACATCTGCAGTTTGCCGATGGCACCCGCTACGACGGCCAGTTCCAGGAGGGTCTCAGTCAGGGAGTCGGCTGTCTCTGGTTTGCGGATGGCGCAAA ATACGAAGGCGAGTTCCATCAGGGCTGGTTCCATGGTAATGGAATCTTCTGGCGCGCTGATGGCATGAAATACGAGGGGGAGTTTCGTGGCGGCAAGATCTGGGGCCTTGGACTTCTGACATTCCAGGACTTCACGCACGGCTTTCCCAGGAACGAAGGATTTTTCCAGGACTGCCGCTTTATGAGACGGCGTCGATGTCCGGAGATAGTGCAGCGGGCTCAGAAGTGCGCTCTTATGGCCCGTTCCCAGTGCGAGCACCCCTACTGA